A single genomic interval of Crocosphaera sp. UHCC 0190 harbors:
- the mreD gene encoding rod shape-determining protein MreD, with translation MNWQRYSLLNNIIIGSSATLCLLLSLTRLPGMELLGIGTNWVLIWVVVWSMKRSVFQGMIAGLVMGLIQDGLTGAYPTHMLSLVMVGVLTARLQKQKYIQEDFISVALIVFGMVIVAETLTSLQYLIRFMRPFIDIWRDYQQLVLSSAILSSLWAPVVYYPLNSWWEKAPYKASSQK, from the coding sequence ATGAACTGGCAACGGTATTCTTTACTGAATAATATTATTATTGGAAGTTCGGCTACCCTGTGTCTGCTACTATCTCTTACCCGTCTTCCTGGAATGGAATTGCTCGGTATTGGCACTAATTGGGTGTTAATTTGGGTGGTGGTGTGGAGTATGAAACGCAGCGTATTTCAGGGAATGATCGCCGGGTTAGTCATGGGATTAATTCAAGACGGACTCACGGGGGCTTATCCTACCCATATGTTGAGTTTAGTTATGGTAGGCGTTTTAACCGCTCGTCTTCAAAAACAAAAATATATTCAAGAAGATTTTATCTCCGTTGCTTTAATTGTATTTGGTATGGTAATTGTGGCTGAAACTCTTACTTCTCTCCAATATCTTATAAGATTTATGCGCCCTTTTATTGATATTTGGCGGGACTATCAACAATTAGTGTTATCGTCAGCGATTTTAAGCAGTTTATGGGCCCCAGTGGTCTATTATCCCCTTAATTCTTGGTGGGAGAAAGCTCCTTATAAAGCGAGTAGTCAAAAGTAG
- the mreC gene encoding rod shape-determining protein MreC, with the protein MLIVRRWYARYGSKLIWAGVALGMGWFLRQTQGAAILEMYYWVTRPLQSESPEVVQERLTNARTLELEQRLVELERQNQQLQKLLGYFEAQKQNVIAAPIIGRSADDWWKQVILGRGSQDGIEVGYVVTGIGGLIGRVVDVTPHTSRVLLVSDPTSHVGARVSRTGTMGVIKGDGSRIAVMRFFEKVPKVSPGDTITTSPVSRLFPDGLPIGRVQSVDLEKGPAPEAKILLTSPINDLEWAVIHPFKSK; encoded by the coding sequence ATGCTGATAGTGCGTCGTTGGTATGCTCGGTATGGCTCTAAACTAATATGGGCAGGGGTCGCTTTAGGAATGGGTTGGTTTCTCCGCCAAACCCAAGGGGCCGCTATCCTGGAAATGTATTATTGGGTGACTCGTCCTTTACAGTCCGAGTCTCCTGAAGTCGTACAAGAGCGACTAACCAACGCACGAACCCTGGAATTAGAACAACGTTTAGTAGAGTTAGAGCGACAAAACCAACAATTACAAAAACTCCTTGGTTATTTTGAAGCTCAAAAACAAAACGTGATTGCGGCCCCTATCATTGGCCGCAGCGCGGATGATTGGTGGAAACAGGTAATTCTGGGCCGCGGCAGTCAAGACGGTATCGAAGTGGGTTATGTGGTAACGGGAATTGGCGGATTAATCGGTCGGGTTGTGGATGTTACGCCCCATACCAGTCGCGTTTTGCTGGTAAGTGACCCGACGAGTCATGTGGGGGCGCGGGTGAGTCGTACTGGTACTATGGGGGTGATTAAAGGGGATGGTTCCCGCATTGCGGTGATGCGCTTTTTTGAAAAAGTGCCTAAAGTTAGTCCTGGGGATACGATTACGACTTCTCCGGTTAGTCGTCTGTTTCCTGATGGTTTACCTATTGGACGGGTGCAGTCTGTTGACTTGGAGAAAGGCCCGGCCCCTGAAGCCAAAATTTTATTAACTTCCCCCATTAATGATTTAGAATGGGCGGTTATTCATCCGTTTAAAAGTAAGTAA
- a CDS encoding rod shape-determining protein produces the protein MGIDLGTANTLVYVSGKGIVLEEPSVVAIDKDRKIPLAVGEEAKKMLGRTPGNVVALRPLRDGVIADFLSAMIMLKEFIRRAHEGSPLGNPRMVIGIPSGITEVERRAVIDAAREAGARDVGLIEEPIAAALGAGLPVTEATGNMIVDIGGGTTEVAVLSLQGRVLSESVRVAGDELTESIIHYLKKVHNMVIGERTAEEIKIRLASAYPMRHEEEPTMEVRGLHLMSGLPRTVTIKGEEIRESMAEPLAVIVDAIKRTLERTPPELAADIIDRGIMLAGGGALLRGLDTLLSHETGIVTHIAEDPLRCVVKGTGEVLKNPTVLDRVLSESSRMM, from the coding sequence ATGGGCATAGATTTAGGCACTGCTAACACCCTTGTCTATGTTTCTGGCAAAGGTATTGTCCTCGAAGAACCGTCTGTCGTCGCCATTGATAAAGATCGCAAAATTCCCCTGGCCGTGGGGGAAGAAGCCAAAAAAATGTTAGGACGTACCCCTGGTAATGTAGTGGCCTTGCGTCCATTGCGGGATGGGGTAATTGCGGACTTTTTGAGTGCCATGATCATGCTCAAAGAGTTTATTCGTCGGGCCCATGAAGGTAGTCCCCTGGGCAACCCTCGAATGGTGATTGGCATTCCTAGCGGTATTACAGAAGTGGAAAGACGGGCCGTCATTGATGCGGCCAGAGAAGCAGGGGCCAGAGATGTGGGTTTAATCGAAGAACCCATCGCCGCTGCTTTAGGGGCCGGTTTACCAGTAACAGAAGCCACCGGAAACATGATTGTTGACATCGGTGGGGGAACCACAGAAGTAGCAGTTTTAAGCTTACAAGGACGGGTATTAAGTGAGTCTGTCAGGGTTGCAGGGGATGAATTAACCGAGTCCATCATCCACTACCTGAAAAAAGTCCACAACATGGTCATTGGGGAACGAACTGCTGAAGAAATCAAAATTCGTCTAGCCTCTGCTTATCCTATGCGTCATGAAGAAGAACCGACCATGGAAGTGCGCGGTTTACATCTGATGTCAGGGTTGCCCCGTACCGTCACCATTAAAGGGGAAGAAATCCGCGAAAGTATGGCTGAACCCTTAGCTGTCATTGTCGATGCCATTAAACGGACGTTAGAGCGTACCCCTCCCGAATTAGCGGCGGATATCATTGATCGCGGCATCATGTTAGCGGGTGGTGGGGCCTTATTACGGGGACTCGATACCTTACTCAGTCATGAAACCGGAATTGTCACCCATATCGCTGAAGATCCCTTGCGTTGCGTCGTCAAAGGGACTGGAGAAGTGCTGAAAAACCCCACGGTTTTAGATCGGGTTCTCAGCGAAAGCTCTCGCATGATGTAA
- a CDS encoding single-stranded DNA-binding protein, translating into MGVNVVNLVGRAGRDPEVRYFESGTVLCTLTLAVNRRSSKSDEPDWFNLKIWGKTAEIAANYVKKGSLIGIQGSLEIETWTDRNTGTNRSSPVIRVDRLDLLGSKRDTDANLVGSYQGGDDEF; encoded by the coding sequence ATGGGCGTAAATGTTGTTAATTTAGTCGGTCGTGCGGGTAGAGATCCAGAAGTCAGATATTTTGAATCGGGAACGGTTTTGTGTACTTTGACTTTGGCCGTTAATCGTCGTTCTAGTAAAAGTGATGAACCGGATTGGTTTAATTTGAAAATCTGGGGGAAAACCGCAGAAATTGCCGCTAATTATGTTAAAAAAGGTAGCTTAATTGGTATTCAAGGTTCATTAGAAATTGAAACTTGGACAGATCGGAATACAGGGACAAATCGTTCGAGTCCTGTAATTCGGGTTGATCGTTTGGATCTATTAGGCTCAAAACGGGATACTGATGCGAATTTAGTGGGCAGTTATCAAGGAGGAGATGATGAATTTTAA
- a CDS encoding sulfotransferase domain-containing protein yields the protein MLIICCGMMRSGSTLQYQLTLAILEKTNKGTGLGEIRDGDCQQLLQTQSDDQMQVLKVHQFRHLKGVETAITQGQAKGIYTYRDIRDVTASLMKMRKATFEKLMFHTREIEECIRDFYHWTNLDHLLISRYEIMVNDLTQEALRIADHLNINLSQQEAQVIADEYSIERQKSRISSWKNNQVNDSKFYDPKSLLHANHIDSGKLNKWVNTLTPLQVAYLETTAKDWLISQNYPLSQPLFMDWLSQVVYAKYGIAKKINRIKAIK from the coding sequence ATGCTTATTATCTGTTGTGGCATGATGCGATCAGGATCAACTCTACAGTATCAACTTACTTTAGCAATTCTAGAGAAAACTAACAAAGGAACCGGATTAGGAGAAATTCGTGATGGTGACTGTCAGCAACTTCTGCAAACACAATCAGATGATCAAATGCAGGTGTTGAAAGTTCATCAATTTCGTCATCTCAAGGGAGTAGAAACTGCGATCACACAAGGACAAGCAAAAGGAATTTATACTTATCGTGATATTCGAGATGTTACTGCTTCTTTGATGAAAATGCGAAAAGCGACCTTTGAAAAACTGATGTTTCATACAAGAGAAATTGAAGAATGTATTCGTGATTTTTATCATTGGACTAATCTCGATCATTTGTTGATTTCTCGCTACGAAATCATGGTTAATGATTTAACTCAAGAAGCTTTAAGAATCGCAGACCATCTTAATATTAATCTTTCCCAACAAGAGGCGCAAGTGATTGCCGATGAATACAGTATTGAACGCCAAAAAAGTAGAATTAGTAGCTGGAAAAATAATCAAGTCAATGATTCTAAGTTTTATGATCCGAAGAGTTTACTTCATGCTAATCATATTGATTCTGGTAAACTTAATAAATGGGTTAATACCCTGACACCTCTACAAGTCGCATATTTAGAAACTACAGCTAAAGATTGGCTGATTTCTCAAAATTATCCTCTAAGTCAACCTCTATTTATGGACTGGTTAAGTCAGGTTGTGTATGCTAAATATGGAATTGCTAAAAAGATCAATCGTATCAAAGCTATAAAGTAA
- a CDS encoding glycosyltransferase — MKHYLVYSQLSQKPDSAHEHLDVMCANSVANLGYPSILAYPEKQTSGFNLFPLLSPFKPQKPAQSLVEFYDVQDKLKVLPLSIPQIIDKGINRLNLSTLVCKYYLPIHLKNNIQAVHTRDWNFAKAAVKNQIPTIFERHYFAETPFEQDIVNNPYFRVIITQSELTRQSIIEAGMPPDKAIWLHNGFNQSFLQRYPEDAQKWRNELLKDNRKHLVIYSGALYPFKGVDLLIDVAKELPNIQFCVTGGTEEQVKHYRQLSQDEQVNNINFLGWIVPRSRLVSLFQAADILAHPHLSGKSANFTNPVKFFQYLASGTPLVSTEIPPLMYFKNTVPVGVWCEPDNPILFAESIEKALEMYPRKIRGYQENIEYGKEFSWEKRAKKILEYVPEMTN, encoded by the coding sequence ATGAAACATTATTTAGTTTATAGTCAACTTTCACAAAAACCTGACTCTGCACATGAACATCTTGATGTAATGTGTGCCAATTCTGTCGCTAATCTTGGCTATCCTTCCATTTTAGCTTATCCAGAGAAACAAACATCAGGATTTAATTTATTCCCTTTACTATCTCCCTTTAAACCCCAAAAACCTGCTCAAAGCTTGGTAGAATTTTATGATGTTCAAGATAAATTAAAGGTTTTACCCTTATCTATTCCTCAAATAATTGATAAAGGAATTAATCGTCTAAATCTTAGTACCTTAGTCTGTAAATATTATTTGCCGATTCATCTAAAAAATAATATTCAGGCAGTTCATACAAGAGATTGGAATTTTGCTAAAGCTGCTGTTAAAAATCAAATTCCTACTATTTTTGAACGTCATTACTTTGCAGAAACACCCTTTGAGCAAGACATTGTTAATAACCCTTATTTTAGAGTAATTATTACTCAATCAGAATTAACCAGACAAAGCATAATTGAAGCAGGAATGCCACCAGATAAAGCCATTTGGTTACATAATGGGTTTAACCAATCCTTTCTACAAAGATACCCAGAAGATGCTCAAAAATGGCGCAATGAACTATTGAAAGATAATCGTAAACATTTAGTGATTTATTCCGGTGCATTATATCCTTTCAAGGGAGTTGATTTATTAATTGATGTTGCTAAAGAATTACCAAATATTCAATTTTGTGTTACAGGAGGAACAGAAGAACAAGTTAAGCATTATCGACAATTATCCCAAGATGAACAAGTTAATAATATCAATTTTTTAGGTTGGATTGTACCGCGATCGCGTCTTGTTAGTTTATTCCAAGCTGCGGATATTTTAGCACATCCTCACCTCTCAGGAAAGTCAGCAAATTTCACTAATCCTGTCAAATTTTTCCAATATTTAGCATCAGGAACCCCCCTTGTTTCTACAGAAATTCCTCCCTTAATGTACTTTAAAAATACTGTTCCTGTTGGGGTTTGGTGCGAACCCGATAACCCGATTCTTTTTGCCGAGTCAATTGAAAAAGCATTAGAAATGTATCCTAGAAAAATAAGAGGTTATCAGGAAAATATCGAGTATGGGAAAGAATTTTCTTGGGAAAAACGAGCCAAAAAAATATTAGAATATGTTCCTGAAATGACTAATTAA
- a CDS encoding diflavin flavoprotein: protein MVATPIKTEKRLTIQTADIAQDTTTIRSLDWDRDRFDIEFGLQNGTTYNSYIIRGDKIALVDTSHAKFRQLYLETLTGLIDPKTIDYLVISHTEPDHSGLVKDILALAPQITIVGSKVAIQFLEDFVHQPFERILVKSGESLDLGKGHVLEFVSAPNLHWPDTILTYDKGTETLFTCDVFGMHYCSDSLYDEHLDAIAPDYHFYYECLMGPNARSVLSAMKRMDKLGEITTVANGHGPLLRYNVHELVERYRTWSEEQSKAEKSVAVFYVSDYGYSDRLSQAIAKGINKAGVAVEMVDLKSADPQDVNEIVSRSAGIVIGMPPLEGSHNKETTSNIGTIIAAVKDKQYVGLFESYGGNDEPIDPLLTKFREAGLGQGFKSIRVKDIPTEGIYQLCEEAGTDLGQTLTQDRKVKQRKSLDTDLDKAIGRISGGLYILTATKGEINGAMLASWVTQASFDPPGFTVSVAKDRAIESLMQVGDSFLLNILEEGKYQPLMKHFLKRFPPGADRFEGINIQTANNGSPILVDALAYLECEVVSRMECNDHWVVYSKVTNGRVSNPDGLTAIHHRKVGNYY from the coding sequence ATGGTTGCAACCCCGATCAAAACAGAAAAACGCCTAACCATACAAACTGCGGATATTGCTCAAGATACTACCACAATTCGCTCTCTCGACTGGGATAGAGATCGTTTTGATATCGAGTTTGGACTCCAAAACGGAACCACTTACAACTCTTATATTATTCGTGGGGATAAAATTGCTTTAGTAGACACTTCTCACGCTAAATTCCGTCAGCTATACTTAGAGACATTAACGGGATTAATCGACCCGAAAACCATTGATTATCTGGTCATCAGTCACACAGAACCAGATCACAGTGGTTTAGTCAAGGATATTTTAGCACTTGCGCCCCAAATTACCATTGTCGGGTCTAAGGTTGCTATCCAATTTTTAGAAGATTTTGTACACCAACCTTTTGAACGCATTTTAGTGAAAAGTGGGGAGTCTTTAGACTTAGGGAAAGGTCATGTTTTAGAATTTGTTAGTGCGCCTAATTTACATTGGCCTGACACCATTTTAACCTATGATAAAGGGACAGAAACCCTCTTTACTTGTGATGTCTTTGGAATGCACTATTGTTCCGATAGTCTCTATGATGAACATTTAGACGCGATCGCCCCAGACTATCACTTCTATTATGAATGTTTAATGGGGCCTAATGCTCGGTCTGTTCTCTCTGCAATGAAACGCATGGATAAGTTAGGAGAAATTACCACCGTTGCCAATGGACATGGCCCTCTATTGCGCTATAATGTTCATGAGTTAGTAGAACGCTATCGCACTTGGAGTGAGGAACAAAGCAAAGCCGAGAAAAGTGTGGCGGTGTTTTATGTTTCTGACTACGGATACAGCGATCGCCTTTCCCAAGCCATTGCTAAAGGTATAAATAAAGCAGGGGTTGCGGTGGAAATGGTGGATCTTAAATCTGCTGATCCCCAAGATGTGAATGAAATTGTTAGCCGTTCTGCGGGAATTGTGATCGGAATGCCTCCCTTAGAAGGCAGTCACAACAAGGAAACCACCAGTAATATAGGAACCATTATTGCTGCGGTGAAAGATAAGCAATATGTGGGTTTATTTGAGTCTTATGGGGGAAATGACGAACCAATTGACCCCTTATTAACCAAGTTTCGAGAAGCAGGTTTAGGTCAAGGGTTTAAGTCCATTCGTGTTAAGGATATCCCGACAGAAGGTATTTATCAACTCTGTGAAGAAGCAGGGACGGACTTAGGGCAAACCTTAACCCAAGATCGCAAAGTTAAACAACGCAAATCTTTAGATACGGACTTAGATAAGGCGATCGGTCGCATTAGTGGCGGCTTATATATTCTAACAGCAACCAAAGGAGAAATCAATGGGGCAATGTTAGCTTCTTGGGTGACACAAGCAAGTTTTGATCCTCCTGGGTTTACGGTTTCCGTGGCCAAAGATCGTGCGATAGAATCTTTAATGCAGGTGGGAGATAGCTTCCTTTTAAACATACTGGAAGAAGGGAAATATCAACCCTTAATGAAGCATTTTCTCAAACGGTTTCCCCCTGGTGCAGATCGTTTTGAAGGGATAAATATCCAAACTGCTAATAATGGATCACCAATTTTAGTGGATGCTTTAGCTTATTTAGAGTGTGAAGTGGTGAGTCGAATGGAGTGTAATGATCATTGGGTTGTGTATAGTAAAGTTACCAATGGACGAGTCTCAAACCCTGATGGTTTAACCGCAATTCATCACCGAAAAGTAGGAAATTACTATTAA
- a CDS encoding Uma2 family endonuclease, producing the protein MTTTQSIPKLLSFDDYINDYPDDGKQYQLIEGKLVEMMRPIGKHEEIGGFISFELGLEIRRLQLPYFIPNTAAIKPNRPNTGYVPDIIVLDREKLVNDTYWEKASSISLGISAKLVIEIVSSNWRDDYLKKFDDYEELGIKEYWIIDYLAKGSARYIGSPKEPTISIYQLINGEYQVSLFKREENISSLIFPELLLTAKQIFQAESRL; encoded by the coding sequence ATGACAACTACCCAAAGTATCCCCAAACTTCTCAGTTTTGATGATTATATCAACGACTATCCCGATGATGGCAAACAATATCAATTAATTGAAGGAAAATTAGTCGAAATGATGCGCCCTATTGGAAAACATGAAGAAATTGGCGGCTTTATCTCTTTTGAGTTAGGCTTAGAAATCAGAAGGCTACAGTTACCCTATTTCATTCCTAATACTGCTGCTATTAAACCTAATCGGCCTAATACTGGCTATGTTCCTGATATTATTGTCTTGGATCGGGAAAAGTTAGTCAATGATACTTATTGGGAAAAAGCTTCTTCAATTTCTCTGGGAATATCAGCTAAATTAGTGATTGAAATTGTTAGTTCTAATTGGCGCGATGATTACCTAAAAAAGTTTGATGATTATGAAGAATTAGGGATTAAAGAATATTGGATTATTGATTATTTAGCTAAAGGTTCAGCCAGATATATTGGCAGCCCCAAAGAACCTACTATTTCAATTTATCAGTTAATTAATGGAGAATATCAAGTCAGTTTGTTTAAAAGAGAAGAAAATATTAGTTCTTTGATTTTTCCAGAATTATTGTTGACAGCAAAGCAAATTTTTCAAGCAGAAAGCCGTCTTTAA
- a CDS encoding type II toxin-antitoxin system HicA family toxin codes for MGKYEKLLQKIVQGTANTNIPFDELCQLLKRLGFEERIRGGHHIFRREGIEEKPNLQKDTNKAKAYQVRQIREIIVKYHLGE; via the coding sequence TTGGGTAAATATGAAAAGTTATTACAAAAAATTGTGCAAGGGACTGCTAATACTAACATACCCTTCGATGAATTGTGCCAGTTGTTAAAGCGTTTGGGGTTTGAGGAAAGAATTCGCGGAGGACACCACATCTTTAGACGAGAAGGCATTGAAGAAAAACCGAATTTACAAAAAGATACTAACAAAGCTAAAGCCTATCAGGTTCGTCAAATTAGAGAAATTATTGTTAAATATCACTTAGGAGAGTAA
- a CDS encoding type II toxin-antitoxin system HicB family antitoxin, with protein MYKYQLFMYWSEEDQIFIVEVPELPGCVAHGNTQISALENIQAAIQLWIETAQEFGDPIPQPHYQRLIMA; from the coding sequence ATGTATAAATATCAATTATTCATGTATTGGAGTGAAGAAGATCAGATATTTATTGTTGAAGTGCCTGAATTACCCGGTTGTGTTGCTCATGGAAATACTCAAATATCTGCTTTAGAAAATATTCAGGCAGCAATTCAATTATGGATTGAAACCGCACAAGAATTTGGTGATCCCATTCCCCAACCTCATTATCAAAGATTAATTATGGCATGA
- a CDS encoding cyclic nucleotide-binding domain-containing protein codes for MLATIPEKFMHRVRWFLACGWLILIFSLFYDPISPLLTNSNTHWSPFKINPDACIRVQGVCLEQQPYYLGASLFWGLIVPSGVFMLLVFGHEFWRRICPLGFMSQLFRALGKQRQRKRVDPNTGQTHYELVKIKADSWLGKNSLKLQFALLYVGVCGRLLFYDSNRTILGGFLLFTIASAILIGYLYGGKTWCQYFCPMAPVQEFYGEPRGLLNSVAHEGKTTAITQSMCRRQNPDGTETSACVACNSPCIDIDAERSYWDAIKKPDYKFLYYSYAGLAVGFFLYYYLYSGSWAYLLSGAWTHQENQLELLLSPGFYIFNTPIPIPRLIAAPLTVGLFSALGYFVGIQLEKIYKTYQLKNNPILTPQQLQHQFFTLTTFLVFNFFFIFAGRSYISKFPIQVQYLFNILLVLTSTLWLYRTWGRSLERYSRESLASRLRQQLTRLQVDVSRFLEGRSIDLLTADEVYVLAKILPGFTGDKRLEAYKGILRDSLEEGYVNTASSLEVLQQMRQELGISEQEHLNILTELGVEDPDLLDPNQKRSRENQLRLQTFRQRIRGMVGSKRRRGAKGLGRELLKVVKKEKAIGDVLDKEGGTVESLSREYGITLEEEKQILANLDEESQLERRSHILLHQLQDLQDIELALLHPPATLAIPHLRTGLEILRSTVAQKQRVIAKGVLKILEQWDSGTEATRLVLALASLTPNVLPSLLEDHEQKWSERLSDTHLSRLQQQLKQEGPKPAKLSDKVMASYLETLLAEPDSLTKTVSLYLLAKLDNERGKQQARQLLDSYLMLNPSLKETAQQILANADEQETKVVTPLERLLYLSSCDLLKALKAESLMELSYQVPIKEYHKSDIIWEQGEVCKDLLMLLDGQVESQRLQEDETVFVEEIEPVTLLNELEILGNLEAMGTCIVTSPKAFFLVIEGAIFNELLAQDKGFSRKVIEQESRRLQQLQQLTNS; via the coding sequence ATGTTAGCTACCATTCCTGAAAAGTTTATGCACAGGGTCAGATGGTTTCTGGCCTGCGGTTGGCTGATTCTGATTTTTTCTCTCTTTTATGACCCAATTTCTCCTTTATTAACTAATAGTAATACCCATTGGAGTCCTTTTAAAATTAATCCTGATGCTTGCATTCGGGTTCAAGGGGTTTGTTTAGAACAGCAACCCTACTATTTAGGTGCGTCTTTATTTTGGGGCTTAATTGTTCCTAGTGGCGTGTTTATGTTATTAGTTTTTGGTCATGAATTTTGGCGGAGAATTTGTCCTTTGGGGTTCATGTCTCAACTGTTTCGTGCTTTGGGAAAACAACGACAACGGAAAAGAGTTGATCCCAACACAGGACAAACTCATTATGAATTAGTGAAAATCAAGGCTGATTCTTGGTTAGGAAAAAATAGCTTAAAACTACAATTTGCTTTGTTATATGTTGGTGTTTGTGGCCGTCTTTTATTCTATGATTCTAACCGCACTATTTTAGGGGGTTTCTTACTATTTACTATTGCTTCTGCTATTCTTATTGGTTATCTTTATGGGGGAAAAACTTGGTGTCAATATTTCTGTCCTATGGCCCCTGTACAAGAGTTTTATGGGGAACCCAGAGGACTTCTTAATAGTGTGGCCCATGAAGGAAAAACAACCGCAATTACTCAATCTATGTGTCGTCGTCAAAACCCTGATGGAACAGAAACCAGTGCTTGTGTTGCTTGTAATAGTCCTTGTATTGATATTGATGCTGAACGTTCCTATTGGGATGCTATCAAAAAGCCTGATTATAAGTTTCTTTATTACAGTTATGCGGGTTTAGCAGTGGGTTTTTTCCTTTATTATTATCTTTATTCAGGTAGTTGGGCTTATTTATTATCTGGTGCTTGGACTCATCAAGAAAATCAATTAGAACTCTTGTTATCTCCAGGATTTTATATTTTTAATACCCCCATTCCTATTCCCAGATTAATTGCTGCACCCTTAACGGTTGGGTTATTTAGTGCTTTGGGATATTTTGTCGGCATCCAATTAGAAAAAATCTACAAAACCTATCAATTAAAAAATAATCCTATCCTAACGCCTCAACAGTTACAACACCAATTTTTTACCTTAACAACTTTTTTGGTGTTTAATTTCTTTTTTATTTTTGCGGGACGTTCTTATATTAGTAAGTTTCCCATTCAAGTACAATATTTGTTTAATATCTTATTAGTATTAACTAGCACTTTATGGCTATATCGTACTTGGGGAAGAAGTCTTGAACGTTATTCCCGTGAAAGTTTAGCCAGTCGTTTAAGACAACAGTTAACCCGCTTACAGGTTGATGTTTCTCGCTTCTTAGAAGGTCGTTCTATTGACTTATTAACCGCAGATGAAGTTTATGTGTTAGCGAAGATTTTACCGGGTTTTACTGGTGATAAACGTCTAGAAGCATACAAAGGCATTTTACGAGATTCTTTAGAAGAAGGTTATGTTAACACAGCAAGTAGTTTAGAAGTGCTGCAACAAATGCGCCAAGAATTAGGCATTAGTGAACAAGAACACTTAAATATCTTAACAGAATTAGGGGTCGAAGATCCCGATTTATTAGACCCAAATCAAAAGCGTTCCCGTGAAAATCAATTGCGTTTACAAACCTTCCGTCAACGCATTCGGGGAATGGTTGGTAGTAAACGAAGACGGGGAGCAAAAGGGTTAGGAAGGGAATTATTAAAGGTGGTAAAAAAGGAAAAAGCGATTGGTGATGTATTAGATAAAGAAGGAGGAACCGTTGAATCTTTATCACGAGAATATGGTATTACTTTAGAAGAAGAAAAACAAATTCTTGCTAATTTGGATGAAGAATCTCAACTCGAACGCCGCAGTCATATTCTCTTACATCAACTACAAGATTTACAAGATATTGAACTCGCATTGTTACATCCTCCTGCTACTTTAGCTATTCCTCATTTAAGGACTGGTTTAGAGATTTTACGGTCTACAGTTGCCCAAAAACAACGGGTTATTGCTAAGGGAGTTCTCAAGATTTTGGAACAATGGGACTCAGGAACGGAAGCCACTCGTCTTGTGTTAGCATTAGCAAGTTTAACACCAAATGTGTTACCAAGTTTATTAGAAGATCATGAACAAAAATGGTCAGAAAGATTGAGTGACACTCATTTATCTCGTCTACAACAACAGTTAAAACAAGAAGGGCCAAAACCAGCTAAATTGTCTGATAAAGTGATGGCAAGTTACTTAGAAACTTTGCTTGCAGAACCAGATTCTTTAACCAAAACAGTGAGTCTTTATTTATTAGCGAAACTGGATAATGAACGGGGAAAACAACAGGCCCGTCAACTGTTAGATTCTTATTTAATGTTGAATCCTTCCCTGAAAGAAACCGCACAGCAAATCTTAGCTAATGCCGATGAACAAGAAACCAAAGTTGTCACACCCTTAGAACGATTATTGTATCTTTCCAGTTGTGATTTATTGAAAGCATTGAAAGCAGAAAGCTTAATGGAATTATCCTATCAAGTTCCGATCAAAGAGTATCATAAATCTGATATAATTTGGGAACAAGGAGAAGTTTGCAAAGACTTATTGATGCTTTTAGATGGTCAAGTAGAGTCTCAACGTCTCCAGGAAGATGAGACGGTTTTTGTGGAAGAAATTGAACCAGTAACCCTTTTAAATGAGTTGGAAATTCTCGGTAATTTAGAAGCAATGGGAACTTGTATTGTGACTTCTCCTAAAGCGTTTTTCTTGGTAATTGAAGGAGCAATTTTTAATGAACTTCTTGCCCAAGATAAAGGATTTTCTCGTAAGGTAATTGAACAAGAAAGTCGTCGTTTACAACAGTTACAACAGTTAACCAATTCATAG